One part of the Alkalibaculum bacchi genome encodes these proteins:
- a CDS encoding ABC transporter permease, producing MSLLSNPLNMIKENIENAGITFEMSKKELEKKYTGTALGLLWALVKPVLYISVYWFAIEIGIRGSRNEISGFPFILWLIAGIIPWFYISETLIYGGTSFRQNKHLITKIVYPVSTIPTFRMFSQLFVHIALVFILIAIFWFAGYPPDIYYLQIFYYMFCMFAFMTVLSWTTASLIVVSRDFEHLLKSITTMLFWLTPILWKIENVRGILKYIILANPFYYFIKGYRDTFINKEWFFQNLPYTIYFWGVMLVLSILGGYIFKKLRGEFADIL from the coding sequence ATGTCTTTATTAAGCAACCCATTAAATATGATAAAAGAAAATATAGAAAATGCCGGAATAACCTTTGAAATGTCTAAAAAAGAGCTTGAAAAAAAATACACAGGTACAGCTTTAGGATTATTGTGGGCATTAGTCAAACCAGTACTCTATATCTCTGTGTACTGGTTTGCCATTGAAATAGGTATAAGAGGATCTAGAAATGAAATATCCGGATTCCCTTTTATTCTCTGGCTTATTGCAGGGATTATTCCATGGTTTTATATATCAGAAACCTTAATATATGGCGGCACATCTTTTAGACAAAACAAACACCTCATTACGAAAATCGTCTACCCAGTGTCCACCATTCCAACCTTTAGGATGTTTTCACAGCTATTCGTACATATAGCTTTAGTGTTCATCCTAATAGCCATTTTTTGGTTTGCAGGATATCCACCAGATATTTATTATCTACAAATATTCTACTATATGTTTTGTATGTTCGCCTTTATGACCGTACTTTCCTGGACAACAGCATCTCTGATAGTAGTTAGCCGAGACTTCGAACACCTTCTCAAATCCATCACCACCATGCTGTTCTGGCTGACCCCCATCCTATGGAAAATCGAAAATGTCCGAGGCATCCTAAAATACATCATCCTAGCAAACCCCTTTTATTATTTCATAAAAGGCTATCGAGATACCTTCATCAACAAAGAATGGTTCTTCCAAAACCTTCCCTATACCATATACTTTTGGGGAGTGATGTTGGTACTGAGCATCTTAGGGGGATATATATTTAAGAAGTTAAGAGGGGAGTTTGCAGATATTCTGTAA
- a CDS encoding rod shape-determining protein, giving the protein MPFRRDIGIDLGTANILAYVKGKGVILQEPSVVAIDTNTNEIRAIGSEARAMLGRTPGNIQAIRPLRDGVISDFKITERMLKYFIEKVCGKRRLFRPRVVVGIPSGATEVEKRAVEQAVLAAGGSNPVIVEEPVAAAIGAGIDITAPTGNMVIDIGGGTTDIAVLSLGGIVESISIKIAGDKFDEAIVRYMRKNHNVLIGERTAEDLKINIGAVHPSVEEKEIEIRGRDLLSGLPRSILVRSEEIRVSLQESIDTVINGVHAVLEKTPPELAADISDIGIYLTGGGALIPGLDILIEERIGVPVKIVEDAEMAVAIGTGKILDNVHLLMGSRKSYE; this is encoded by the coding sequence ATGCCCTTTAGAAGAGATATAGGAATTGATTTAGGTACGGCAAATATTCTGGCATATGTTAAAGGCAAGGGAGTAATATTACAAGAGCCTTCTGTTGTTGCAATTGATACAAACACAAACGAAATTAGAGCCATTGGTTCTGAAGCGCGGGCTATGCTTGGAAGAACGCCTGGAAATATACAAGCTATCCGCCCTCTAAGAGATGGCGTGATTTCTGATTTTAAAATTACAGAAAGAATGCTAAAATATTTTATCGAAAAAGTATGTGGAAAAAGAAGATTGTTTAGACCAAGAGTAGTTGTAGGAATTCCAAGCGGAGCTACCGAAGTCGAAAAAAGAGCAGTAGAACAGGCTGTTCTCGCTGCAGGTGGGTCAAACCCTGTTATCGTAGAAGAACCAGTAGCAGCCGCTATAGGAGCTGGCATTGACATTACGGCACCTACGGGAAATATGGTCATTGACATCGGTGGAGGCACAACAGATATTGCAGTATTATCCTTAGGGGGAATTGTAGAAAGCATTTCTATAAAAATAGCAGGAGACAAATTTGACGAGGCTATTGTCCGATACATGAGAAAAAACCATAATGTACTCATCGGGGAAAGAACTGCAGAAGATTTGAAAATCAATATCGGTGCAGTACACCCTAGTGTAGAAGAAAAAGAAATCGAAATAAGAGGTCGAGATCTTTTATCTGGTTTACCTAGATCCATCCTAGTGCGTTCTGAAGAAATCAGAGTATCTCTTCAAGAGAGTATTGATACGGTTATAAATGGCGTTCACGCTGTATTAGAAAAAACACCACCAGAATTAGCAGCAGATATTAGCGATATCGGTATTTATTTGACAGGTGGCGGTGCTTTAATCCCAGGATTGGATATACTAATAGAGGAGAGAATAGGCGTGCCAGTAAAAATTGTTGAGGATGCAGAAATGGCTGTAGCCATAGGAACAGGAAAAATCCTTGACAATGTTCACCTGTTAATGGGATCAAGAAAATCTTACGAATAA
- a CDS encoding M23 family metallopeptidase — protein sequence MKKKIFKDDNSSFKERALKLANKEGFYVAIFLCITLVATMLVYFVNDNASNKDIANKDTAIVEQETTDPVDNTNAIIDEDTIGAEEPATETATQVDKTTKEEEPKTEEPKTEQPKEQAPQSNTNLKDMVSPVGAKEVVMAFSMGGEPVYSQTLQEFTSEHTGVDLKAEEGQEVKAALNGKVTKIYKDGKLGQTIIIQHSNGIETRYSNLEEKVAVTLNQSVSAGDAIGKVGKTATFESEDPSHLHFEVWQNGKCIDPSEYL from the coding sequence ATGAAGAAAAAAATATTCAAAGATGATAATTCTAGTTTTAAAGAAAGAGCACTCAAATTAGCAAACAAAGAAGGTTTCTACGTTGCAATTTTCTTATGTATTACATTAGTCGCTACAATGTTAGTATACTTCGTTAACGACAATGCATCAAACAAAGATATAGCCAATAAAGATACAGCTATAGTAGAACAAGAGACTACTGATCCAGTAGATAACACCAACGCAATTATCGACGAAGATACAATAGGAGCAGAAGAACCAGCAACGGAAACAGCTACGCAAGTAGACAAAACAACAAAAGAGGAAGAACCAAAGACAGAAGAACCAAAAACGGAACAGCCAAAAGAGCAGGCGCCGCAATCTAATACAAATCTAAAAGATATGGTAAGCCCTGTTGGCGCAAAAGAAGTAGTAATGGCCTTTAGTATGGGTGGGGAACCAGTATATTCTCAAACATTGCAGGAATTTACATCTGAACATACAGGAGTAGACCTCAAAGCAGAAGAAGGTCAAGAAGTAAAGGCAGCTTTAAATGGAAAGGTAACAAAAATCTACAAAGATGGAAAACTAGGACAAACCATCATCATCCAACATAGTAATGGTATTGAAACAAGATACAGTAACTTAGAAGAAAAGGTAGCTGTTACTCTAAATCAATCCGTATCTGCAGGAGATGCAATAGGTAAAGTTGGCAAAACAGCCACTTTCGAATCCGAAGATCCGTCACACCTACACTTTGAAGTATGGCAAAACGGCAAATGCATAGACCCAAGTGAATACTTGTAA
- a CDS encoding LCP family protein: protein MKTTVGTMSKQRVMIFLVIILVICIGVGIKLFSDMRNPEKIFQAGKDSEDSENVEDSFPDSKINILIFGLDKDYIREEVQKYGVYRSDTMMLATLDFEKNTLDLVSLPRDTYVPIYNQYGKDKLNSCFMYASEDAEDKGEVIPLGIEYLSNTVSNVLGDIPVDYYVGITDMEVVSKIIDEIGGIEIDVLHTLYADKGKDHSQVVVEKGLQKLNGEELLYYARYRAYPLGDIDRVANQQHIMKSLLQNMKKANTLIKIPQIYSLVKDNLTTNLNMKQITALSLFAVNIEAMETYTLPGSFGDFAGISYWIMDQEKIAELAQKIYGITIEERDQEEFSGGLSHLTASVGNSNLRVGNRTTLTIAGTTVSGQVHYYQINDTNYSVSNPGVIQLNADNTIVAKKSGTTTITIEAGGYTVTTSIRVTAAQQTPAPAPQPAPTPKEETPKPPAPDPTPTPEPTPDPTPTPEPTPDPTPAPVEPTPTPEPTPGEPTVGNTDSNIGTDQ, encoded by the coding sequence ATGAAGACTACAGTAGGAACTATGAGCAAACAGCGTGTAATGATTTTTTTAGTAATAATACTTGTAATATGTATTGGAGTAGGTATCAAACTTTTTTCCGACATGAGAAATCCAGAAAAGATATTTCAAGCAGGGAAGGATTCTGAGGATTCAGAAAATGTAGAAGATTCATTTCCAGACAGTAAAATCAATATCCTGATTTTTGGTTTAGACAAGGATTATATTCGTGAAGAAGTACAAAAATATGGCGTATATCGATCGGATACGATGATGTTGGCTACTCTGGATTTTGAAAAGAATACTCTAGACCTTGTATCCTTGCCAAGGGATACCTATGTGCCCATTTACAATCAATATGGCAAAGATAAGCTCAACTCTTGTTTTATGTACGCAAGTGAAGACGCAGAGGATAAAGGTGAAGTCATTCCTTTAGGAATTGAGTACTTATCCAATACGGTGAGCAATGTTCTAGGGGACATCCCCGTGGATTATTATGTAGGTATAACAGATATGGAAGTAGTATCAAAAATCATCGACGAGATAGGTGGTATTGAAATCGATGTGCTCCATACTCTTTATGCAGACAAGGGAAAAGACCATAGCCAAGTAGTAGTTGAGAAAGGCTTGCAAAAACTTAATGGTGAGGAGCTACTGTACTACGCTAGATACAGAGCTTATCCATTAGGGGATATTGATAGAGTTGCTAATCAACAGCATATCATGAAGAGCCTTTTACAAAATATGAAGAAGGCCAATACTTTAATTAAGATTCCGCAAATATACAGTCTGGTTAAAGATAATTTGACTACTAATTTAAATATGAAACAAATCACTGCATTATCTTTATTTGCCGTCAATATTGAGGCTATGGAAACCTATACTCTACCAGGTAGTTTTGGAGATTTTGCAGGAATATCCTATTGGATTATGGACCAAGAAAAAATAGCAGAATTAGCTCAAAAGATTTACGGAATTACGATAGAAGAAAGAGATCAAGAAGAGTTTTCAGGCGGATTGTCTCATTTGACAGCATCTGTTGGAAATTCAAACTTACGAGTAGGAAATAGAACTACGCTGACTATTGCAGGGACTACCGTATCGGGACAGGTGCATTATTATCAAATCAATGACACAAACTATAGTGTATCAAACCCAGGAGTTATTCAGCTCAATGCAGACAATACTATCGTAGCAAAGAAATCAGGAACTACGACGATAACCATAGAAGCAGGTGGCTATACGGTTACAACAAGTATAAGGGTAACGGCAGCTCAGCAAACACCAGCGCCTGCACCTCAACCTGCACCCACACCAAAAGAAGAGACACCAAAACCCCCAGCACCAGACCCAACACCAACACCTGAGCCTACGCCAGACCCAACACCAACACCTGAGCCTACGCCAGACCCAACACCAGCACCAGTAGAGCCAACCCCAACACCCGAACCAACGCCAGGTGAACCGACCGTAGGAAATACAGACTCTAATATAGGAACGGATCAATAG
- the spoIIID gene encoding sporulation transcriptional regulator SpoIIID, which yields MKDYIEERVLSIANYIIESGNTVREAAKVFKVSKSTVHKDITERLPDINPTIYKKAREILDNNKAERHLRGGMATKQKYKTKCKCKKVKIAEETE from the coding sequence GTGAAGGACTACATAGAAGAAAGAGTATTGAGTATAGCGAATTATATAATAGAATCAGGAAATACAGTAAGAGAAGCTGCTAAAGTATTTAAAGTCAGCAAAAGTACTGTTCATAAAGATATTACGGAAAGACTACCAGATATAAATCCAACAATTTACAAAAAAGCTAGAGAAATACTCGACAACAACAAAGCTGAGCGTCATCTAAGAGGGGGTATGGCAACGAAACAAAAATATAAAACAAAGTGCAAATGCAAAAAGGTAAAAATAGCTGAAGAAACTGAATAA
- the spoIID gene encoding stage II sporulation protein D: protein MRKIGLMILALFLIVMIIPFFIISSCEAINQRDDEPDVIEEKDQVYVTVLNTEDNTTMELTTDEYIKGVVAAEMPVNFELEALKAQAVAARTYTLNRLEEFGGKPDDVHPQYELCTDYRHCQAWISKDDRLVAWSKNTELSALNSIELWSKIEEAVDSTKGESLIYNGELIDPLFHSSSGGVTENSEDYFSASLPYLRSVSSEYETNSPYISTNFDISEDDFEKTLKNKYPDIVLKKNKMIDNLEIISRTKSGRVDEIRVGNKTLTGREIRELLNLRSNNFTIKQDGNKLVFTVNGNGHGVGLSQYGANGMAEAGFDYVEILKHYYTGVELKKVY, encoded by the coding sequence ATGAGAAAAATTGGCTTAATGATACTAGCGTTGTTTTTGATTGTAATGATTATCCCCTTTTTTATTATCAGCTCTTGTGAGGCTATTAATCAAAGGGATGATGAGCCTGATGTGATTGAGGAAAAAGATCAGGTGTATGTAACAGTTCTTAATACAGAGGACAATACGACTATGGAATTGACAACAGATGAGTATATTAAAGGTGTAGTAGCTGCAGAAATGCCTGTTAACTTTGAATTAGAGGCTCTAAAAGCACAGGCTGTTGCAGCAAGGACTTATACATTAAATAGACTAGAAGAATTTGGGGGTAAGCCAGATGACGTGCACCCTCAGTACGAGCTGTGCACAGATTATAGACACTGTCAGGCATGGATAAGTAAGGATGATCGCCTAGTTGCTTGGTCTAAAAATACGGAGCTATCTGCTTTAAATAGTATAGAGCTTTGGAGCAAAATTGAGGAAGCTGTAGATTCTACAAAAGGAGAATCTCTTATCTATAATGGAGAATTGATTGACCCTCTTTTTCATTCAAGTAGTGGCGGTGTAACAGAAAACTCTGAAGATTATTTTTCTGCCTCATTGCCCTACCTTAGAAGCGTGTCCAGCGAATATGAGACAAATTCGCCCTATATAAGCACAAATTTTGATATTAGTGAAGATGATTTTGAGAAAACTCTCAAAAATAAATATCCTGACATCGTATTAAAGAAAAATAAGATGATTGATAATCTAGAAATTATTAGTAGGACGAAAAGCGGAAGAGTAGATGAAATTCGAGTAGGAAATAAGACCTTAACTGGTAGAGAGATCAGAGAACTATTAAACCTAAGATCTAATAATTTTACAATAAAACAAGATGGCAACAAGCTAGTATTTACTGTTAATGGCAACGGCCACGGCGTAGGCCTAAGCCAATACGGCGCCAATGGCAT